The Ciona intestinalis unplaced genomic scaffold, KH HT001239.1, whole genome shotgun sequence sequence ctcgtaagcgcgcatgaggtgtatcgtgtatgaaacagaacacctgttcATTAAGACCGGTCAccagtaaataaacaaattacattcatatttcctaatccaAACAGAGTAAATCCCAATCGACCGGCTGATTACAAAGAAGCATTTGACGTTAGTGGCAAAGCATTCCTAGATGGCGCTACCGAGTATAAATGGCCGAACCCCGTTTTATTCCCAgagtttaaagaaatattgaaGGAATTTGCCGATCGTTGCAAAACCCTCACTTTAAGGATTTTACGAGCCCTGTCTGTTGGAATGAAGTTAAAAGTAAGATCAAACTTTTAAGGTAAACTCGTTTATTGaacgttttaatttaaaatgttttcccagttgtaatttttttttcaattttatttattttttcaaatttcaacttaaaagaaatattaaactttttagcCTAACtctttcatttaatttatattttaatttctcagtttcgtttattaaaatatttaaacttttttaaatacaaaggtgaactatttaaaaaacaagttatattatgtatttCATAGAATTTActtcagtttttaattttttttagatatgtGCTTAGTGTTGTGTTTtacttgtaaataaaaaaagctgTGTTCAAAATGAAACTTTGCAGGATGAATCTTATTTTGAGCGTGCACATTCGCATTTAAATGAAGAAGGAAATCTTACAACTATCCGCAGTCTTTACTACCGACCTCTACCCCCTATCTTACCCCCAGGGCAAGTTAGACTGGGCGAGCATTCGGATTATGGTTCCGTAACTCTGCTGTTTCAAGATAAAGTAGGAGGACTTgaggtaaataaatgaatgaatgcaagtTATTTTTCGGTtaaagcaacaacagtcattataacacaggtgttctgattcatacacttcttgccagcttacaagttgccatatatttaacttatgtttcctcgcatgacggggcaacgacaggcGACATAGCActggtattttgtttcatacacctcgagccagcttacaagttaccacatatgtaactttgtaagtgattgtTTTCCTGTATAAGTAACAACTtgaacaacctattagtgatcACTGATTTGAAGCGATTGCTATCAAGTGtgttgcacaaggacacatatgctcaTTGGTGGCATAGTCATCATTTTGCCAATATTGCCATTCGTATAAGtaaatacccatgttataactcgacagtgagcataaggtgtatgaatacgccatgtgtgtctggtgtataagaagacacccatgttataactcgacagtgagcatgaggtgtatgaatacaccatgtgtgtctggtgtataagaagacacccatggtataactcgacagtgagcatgaggtgtatgaatacaccatgtatgtctggtgtataagaagacacccatgttataactcgacagtgagcatgagttgtatgaatacaccagtgtctggtgtttaagaaaacacccgtgttataaccccACGGTGAGCATAAGGTATAATAAACTGTAGGTGCAAAACCAGTATGGAGAATACATGGCAGCTACTCCGATCGATGAAACAGTGATCGTGAACATAGGAGATATTCTGGAGTTCTGGACCGAGGGAAAACTAAAATCAACggtttgtgttttgtatatattgaAATGTTTGAGTTATCTACATCTTTGGGTAGTAGGTTCAAAGCTCTCTGCTGCTGCTGTGTTGTTTTGTCTTTTCGGGCctggggtgtataaaacaggacacccgtgttataacgactgttgttgccctactatgcgaggataaata is a genomic window containing:
- the LOC100182326 gene encoding 2-oxoglutarate-dependent dioxygenase htyE-like isoform X1 is translated as MSAIPVLDFEKCGLDSTPTRNDLENVGTLLFDALSTVGFVYLKNTGIDRQHVEKVNFVTNKFFIASTEEKNKSKRNNELNYGYSGLCVEKVNPNRPADYKEAFDVSGKAFLDGATEYKWPNPVLFPEFKEILKEFADRCKTLTLRILRALSVGMKLKDESYFERAHSHLNEEGNLTTIRSLYYRPLPPILPPGQVRLGEHSDYGSVTLLFQDKVGGLEVQNQYGEYMAATPIDETVIVNIGDILEFWTEGKLKSTKHRVMIPDEMEKRNISRRSLVYFVRPDNDVIINERLTYQGEEVAAFEKSQPITSLQYTKQKFETSFKY
- the LOC100182326 gene encoding 2-oxoglutarate-dependent dioxygenase htyE-like isoform X2 — encoded protein: MSAIPVLDFEKCGLDSTPTRNDLENVGTLLFDALSTVGFVYLKNTGIDRQHVEKVNFVTNKFFIASTEEKNKSKRNNELNYGYSGLCVEKVNPNRPADYKEAFDVSGKAFLDGATEYKWPNPVLFPEFKEILKEFADRCKTLTLRILRALSVGMKLKDESYFERAHSHLNEEGNLTTIRSLYYRPLPPILPPGQVRLGEHSDYGSVTLLFQDKVGGLEVQNQYGEYMAATPIDETVIVNIGDILEFWTEGKLKSTSNNVPSYPNVISSYRNNVSSYPNNVPSYPNKVKNIGLTLYI